One region of Corynebacterium capitovis DSM 44611 genomic DNA includes:
- a CDS encoding pantoate--beta-alanine ligase: MAFKPGQAVVVTDAELLATYGRALRKIGKSVVVVPLGAGLHGGHIQLIRAARSMLGAVVFVTYSGEDVPEEFAREKVDVVYHGSFRGAHVHTGLEHLEDPGEIATDVATILAAANATHATDLVLGEKDFELLVAVQRALSALRMEVKLHSVPTVRTPDGLALSLRNSAVPVALRDTAIALPAALTAGAHAAEQGADAVLDAARRVLGAAGIEPEYVALRSLSFEAVESGDARLLGAVNLGGVRLTDNVGVPLGVGFRNLTA; this comes from the coding sequence CTGGCTTTTAAACCAGGTCAAGCGGTCGTGGTGACGGACGCCGAGCTTCTGGCCACCTACGGGCGGGCTTTGCGCAAGATAGGCAAATCCGTGGTCGTCGTGCCGCTTGGAGCGGGGTTGCACGGCGGGCACATCCAGCTCATCCGCGCGGCGCGCTCGATGCTCGGCGCTGTCGTCTTTGTCACCTACTCAGGCGAGGACGTGCCCGAGGAGTTCGCCCGCGAGAAGGTCGACGTCGTCTACCACGGCTCGTTCCGCGGAGCCCACGTGCACACCGGCCTGGAGCACCTGGAGGACCCCGGTGAAATCGCCACCGACGTCGCCACCATCCTCGCCGCCGCCAACGCAACCCACGCCACGGACCTCGTGCTCGGTGAGAAGGACTTCGAGCTCCTCGTCGCGGTGCAGCGCGCGCTCAGTGCGCTGCGCATGGAGGTCAAGCTGCACAGCGTGCCGACGGTACGCACCCCGGACGGGCTCGCGCTTTCCCTGCGCAATTCCGCCGTTCCCGTGGCGCTGCGCGACACGGCCATCGCCCTGCCCGCCGCACTGACGGCCGGGGCCCACGCAGCCGAGCAAGGAGCTGACGCGGTCCTCGATGCAGCACGCCGGGTTCTGGGCGCGGCCGGCATCGAGCCCGAGTACGTAGCCCTCCGCTCCCTCTCCTTCGAGGCCGTCGAGTCCGGTGACGCGCGCCTGCTCGGGGCAGTCAACCTCGGCGGGGTGCGCCTGACCGACAACGTGGGAGTTCCCCTCGGCGTCGGCTTCCGGAACCTCACCGCCTGA
- a CDS encoding 6PGD fold domain-containing protein yields the protein MPQRTGPRLRVGFIGCSHFADALARAGHHARELRDPAEAREVDVVVLDGDEAEWVRGIVEKLVPHLAARQMLVHTCLEEGVQLLDDAELAGAIVMAAHSLDGALWATDAADEVGQAVVDLLVAEAGGTSVSLDREQRLAAAAGKRLEALASVASIDAAELASRAGVQSWEPVLPARRSPADLERLWAAIGDPGAARLFAQLERRGAELRGDAEIELWAIAKENQRG from the coding sequence ATGCCGCAGCGTACCGGCCCGCGCCTTCGCGTCGGGTTCATCGGTTGTTCCCACTTCGCGGACGCGCTCGCCCGCGCCGGCCACCACGCCCGGGAGCTGCGGGACCCCGCGGAGGCCCGAGAGGTCGACGTCGTTGTCCTCGACGGGGACGAGGCGGAGTGGGTGCGCGGGATCGTCGAGAAGCTTGTCCCGCATCTCGCGGCCCGTCAGATGCTCGTGCACACCTGCCTCGAGGAAGGGGTGCAGCTGCTTGACGACGCCGAGCTCGCCGGCGCCATCGTCATGGCAGCGCATTCGCTTGACGGGGCGTTGTGGGCAACCGACGCCGCCGACGAGGTGGGGCAGGCCGTGGTAGACCTGCTTGTTGCCGAGGCCGGGGGGACGAGCGTGAGCCTGGATCGCGAACAGCGACTCGCGGCGGCCGCGGGCAAACGCCTGGAGGCCCTAGCGAGCGTGGCGAGCATCGACGCTGCGGAGCTGGCCTCCCGGGCCGGTGTTCAATCCTGGGAGCCGGTGCTTCCCGCCAGGCGCTCGCCCGCCGACCTCGAAAGGCTCTGGGCCGCGATCGGCGACCCAGGCGCGGCGCGGTTGTTTGCCCAGCTCGAGAGGCGCGGGGCGGAGCTGCGCGGGGATGCCGAAATTGAACTGTGGGCGATAGCGAAGGAGAATCAGCGTGGCTAG
- a CDS encoding DUF6779 domain-containing protein: protein MSAENPSRDNANVWIVVPFVLALAGTVVMLFTNSANVLKVSLVLALWAAAAGIIMTARLRRDRDSAERELASRDELHRAKLDAAAAREEADRAAASSVDVEVLREIQSQLAALRAQLEEMSGRPLAYEPAALRAEARRIAEIPAPEPAREPETTRAQEPAPKPEPAPEAAPAPAPSPAPSPGSAPTTRIQRVRDTPRDAPPAAPGPRRPAGAPSSDAVAGRVGSTRTSRAPENNPLSQLISERRAGEQSGTHRTPESAPQPEPAPAEEPRGGRRRRDERGRASLSVAELLARSKQEK from the coding sequence ATGAGTGCCGAGAATCCGTCGCGGGATAACGCAAACGTCTGGATCGTGGTGCCCTTCGTGCTGGCGCTCGCGGGCACCGTTGTCATGTTGTTTACGAACTCGGCAAACGTACTGAAGGTCTCCCTCGTCCTCGCGCTGTGGGCGGCTGCCGCGGGGATCATCATGACAGCCCGCCTCCGCCGCGACCGCGACTCCGCGGAGCGCGAGCTGGCCAGCCGCGACGAATTGCACCGCGCGAAGCTCGACGCGGCGGCGGCGCGGGAGGAGGCCGACCGCGCCGCGGCGTCGAGCGTCGATGTCGAGGTGCTGCGGGAGATCCAATCCCAGCTCGCGGCCCTGCGCGCGCAGCTCGAGGAGATGTCCGGGCGACCCCTGGCTTACGAGCCCGCCGCCCTGCGCGCGGAGGCTCGACGGATTGCGGAGATCCCCGCGCCCGAGCCCGCACGGGAGCCCGAAACGACACGTGCACAGGAGCCCGCGCCGAAACCCGAACCGGCACCCGAAGCTGCACCGGCACCGGCCCCGTCCCCCGCACCTTCGCCCGGGTCCGCTCCGACGACCCGGATTCAGCGCGTCCGCGACACCCCTCGGGACGCGCCTCCAGCCGCGCCCGGACCGCGCCGCCCGGCAGGCGCTCCGTCGTCCGACGCAGTCGCGGGCAGGGTCGGGTCCACCCGCACGTCGCGCGCCCCGGAGAACAACCCGTTGTCGCAGCTCATCAGCGAGCGGCGAGCCGGGGAACAAAGCGGCACCCACCGCACACCCGAGTCCGCCCCTCAGCCCGAGCCCGCCCCGGCAGAAGAGCCGCGCGGGGGCCGCCGCCGCCGCGACGAGCGCGGCCGCGCCTCGCTGTCCGTCGCCGAGTTGCTCGCCCGCAGCAAGCAGGAAAAGTAA
- a CDS encoding DUF3180 domain-containing protein — protein sequence MTRTPLAGLAGLGGFCAAAAFILIRRFYGAIAGIDVTLSLPLWIVAAVCLFSAYMVRKRREEGKVGLDRSQLNPLMAANFMLMGKASAWSGAVCGGVFAGVLVYVAPRVSALLAAEADLPGAVSGTFGGLALAVAGVVLERSCEVSPPSEGEAVQ from the coding sequence ATGACGCGCACTCCACTTGCGGGCCTGGCGGGGCTGGGCGGGTTCTGCGCGGCGGCGGCCTTCATCCTCATCCGCAGGTTCTACGGGGCGATCGCCGGTATCGACGTGACGCTGTCCCTGCCCCTGTGGATCGTTGCGGCCGTGTGCCTCTTTAGCGCGTACATGGTGCGCAAGCGGCGCGAGGAGGGCAAGGTCGGGCTCGACCGATCCCAGCTCAACCCGCTTATGGCGGCGAACTTCATGCTCATGGGCAAGGCGAGCGCGTGGTCAGGGGCGGTGTGCGGCGGTGTCTTCGCCGGGGTGCTCGTGTACGTCGCGCCGCGGGTCTCAGCGCTGCTCGCGGCTGAGGCCGATCTGCCCGGGGCGGTGTCGGGTACCTTCGGGGGTCTCGCGTTGGCCGTGGCGGGGGTGGTGTTGGAGCGTTCCTGCGAGGTGTCGCCACCGTCTGAGGGGGAGGCCGTTCAGTAG
- the folK gene encoding 2-amino-4-hydroxy-6-hydroxymethyldihydropteridine diphosphokinase, with product MRAVLSTGSNIGDARAHLRSVVDAFAGHVVAASSIYATAPWGGVEQPDFLNQVLLIDVPCSPHELLARCQRLEREARRVRDVRWGPRTLDVDIISIDGVTSADPELTLPHPRARERAFVLIPWLEVEPDAALEGEAVAGIVEKLGAQGVRRL from the coding sequence ATGCGCGCCGTGCTGTCTACCGGTTCGAACATTGGTGACGCGCGCGCCCATCTGCGCAGCGTCGTCGACGCTTTCGCCGGGCACGTGGTGGCGGCCAGCTCGATCTACGCCACGGCCCCGTGGGGAGGGGTGGAGCAGCCGGACTTTTTGAACCAAGTCCTTCTTATCGACGTCCCCTGCTCGCCCCACGAGCTCCTCGCAAGGTGCCAGCGCCTCGAGCGGGAAGCGCGGCGCGTCCGAGACGTGCGGTGGGGGCCGCGCACCCTGGATGTCGACATCATCTCAATCGACGGCGTCACCTCCGCCGACCCCGAGCTGACCCTGCCCCACCCGCGGGCGCGGGAGCGCGCGTTTGTCCTGATCCCGTGGCTGGAGGTTGAGCCGGACGCCGCGCTGGAGGGGGAAGCGGTGGCTGGAATCGTCGAGAAGCTTGGTGCCCAAGGGGTGAGGAGGCTATGA
- the folB gene encoding dihydroneopterin aldolase encodes MADRIELTGLRVYARHGVLPHETERGQAFTLDIVCWLDFAPAAAGDDLNLTVNYAELAQLAYDIAAGTPRQLIETVATEIADAALARYSALHAVEVTLHKPHAPIPLVFDDVAVVARRSRTTRA; translated from the coding sequence GTGGCTGACCGCATCGAGCTCACCGGCCTGCGCGTCTACGCGCGTCACGGCGTGCTGCCGCACGAGACGGAGCGCGGCCAGGCGTTCACGCTGGACATCGTGTGCTGGCTGGACTTCGCCCCCGCCGCCGCGGGGGACGACCTCAACCTGACGGTGAACTACGCCGAGCTCGCCCAGCTTGCCTATGACATCGCCGCGGGCACCCCGCGCCAGCTCATCGAGACCGTGGCCACCGAGATCGCCGACGCCGCCCTCGCCCGCTATTCCGCCCTCCACGCCGTCGAGGTCACCCTGCACAAGCCCCACGCGCCGATCCCGCTGGTGTTTGACGACGTCGCCGTCGTCGCCCGCCGCTCCCGCACGACGAGGGCCTAG
- the folP gene encoding dihydropteroate synthase: protein MTLPVVADRTVVMGIVNVTEDSFSDGGRWLDPDTAVAHALELVRLGADIIDVGAESTRPGATRVPADVEEQRIRPVIRALSAEGIATSVDTMRASTARAAAEEGVRLINDVSGGLADPQMYHAMAETGLPVCLMHWRTEAFVNASGAADHGGDVVRDVRETLLRLAGAAEEAGVARELITVDPGLGFAKTAADNWALLGALDELCAGEFPVLVGASRKRFLTEVRAARGLEHSPLDADAATAAVTALAARAGAWCVRVHDVASSRDAADVAAAWKKHSRG from the coding sequence ATGACCCTTCCCGTCGTCGCCGACCGCACAGTGGTGATGGGCATTGTCAACGTCACCGAGGACTCGTTTTCCGACGGCGGACGCTGGCTCGACCCCGACACCGCCGTCGCGCACGCGCTCGAGCTCGTCCGCCTCGGCGCGGACATCATCGACGTCGGCGCCGAGTCCACCCGCCCGGGAGCGACCCGCGTTCCCGCAGACGTGGAGGAGCAGCGCATCCGCCCCGTGATCCGTGCGCTGAGCGCGGAGGGGATCGCGACGTCCGTGGACACGATGCGCGCCTCCACCGCACGCGCGGCCGCCGAGGAGGGCGTCCGCCTCATCAACGACGTCTCCGGGGGACTGGCGGACCCGCAGATGTACCACGCGATGGCGGAGACCGGCCTGCCGGTCTGCCTCATGCACTGGCGCACCGAGGCCTTCGTCAACGCGTCGGGCGCTGCCGACCACGGCGGTGACGTCGTGCGCGACGTGCGCGAGACCCTTCTCCGGCTGGCCGGGGCCGCGGAAGAGGCCGGGGTGGCGCGCGAGCTCATCACCGTCGACCCCGGCTTGGGCTTCGCCAAAACTGCCGCCGACAACTGGGCGCTGCTCGGAGCACTGGATGAGCTCTGCGCCGGGGAGTTCCCTGTCCTCGTGGGGGCCTCCCGCAAACGCTTCCTCACCGAGGTGCGCGCCGCCCGCGGCCTGGAGCATTCGCCTCTCGACGCCGACGCGGCCACCGCCGCCGTCACCGCCCTCGCCGCGCGCGCCGGTGCCTGGTGCGTGCGGGTGCACGACGTCGCCTCCTCCCGCGACGCCGCCGACGTCGCCGCGGCGTGGAAGAAGCACTCCCGTGGCTGA
- the folE gene encoding GTP cyclohydrolase I FolE, whose translation MSDVDIPRAEAAVRELLIAIGEDPEREGLAETPARVARAYAEMFAGLHVEPTEVLAKTFAENHEELVLVRDIPIYSTCEHHLVPFYGTAHIGYIPGPDGKVTGLSKLARLADLYAKRPQVQERLTSQIADALVDKLGAQAVIVVIECEHLCMAMRGIRKPGAITTTSAVRGGFKRNAASRAEVLSLIRS comes from the coding sequence ATGAGTGACGTCGACATCCCCCGCGCTGAGGCCGCAGTCCGCGAGCTCCTCATCGCGATCGGGGAGGACCCAGAGCGTGAGGGGTTGGCGGAAACGCCGGCCCGCGTGGCCCGGGCGTACGCCGAGATGTTCGCCGGCCTGCACGTCGAGCCGACCGAGGTCCTGGCCAAGACGTTCGCCGAAAACCACGAGGAGCTCGTCCTCGTTCGCGACATCCCGATCTATTCCACCTGCGAGCACCACCTCGTGCCCTTCTACGGAACGGCCCACATCGGCTACATTCCGGGCCCCGACGGGAAGGTGACCGGCCTGTCCAAGCTGGCCCGGCTGGCGGATTTGTACGCCAAGCGGCCTCAGGTGCAGGAAAGGCTGACGTCGCAGATCGCCGACGCGCTCGTCGATAAGCTGGGTGCCCAAGCGGTCATCGTCGTTATCGAATGCGAGCACTTGTGCATGGCCATGCGGGGAATCCGCAAGCCGGGCGCGATAACCACGACGTCGGCGGTGCGAGGCGGGTTCAAGCGCAACGCGGCCTCGCGCGCCGAAGTGCTCAGTCTGATCAGGAGTTAG
- the ftsH gene encoding ATP-dependent zinc metalloprotease FtsH produces MNNTKILRWGLIGAIALIVLYLFTLIGDETRAYQSVDTSVALQQLQDGNAKDVQIDDREQRVRIDLREPISVDEREGITAVITQYPARTTPEVFDAVRASGADSYTTKVTQDSFLGSLLSFMLPMVLIFGLLSFFMYRMQAGGGMFGIGGSRAKQLTKDNPTNTFADVAGADEAVDELQEVVDFLQDPGAYEKLGAKIPRGVLLYGPPGTGKTLLARAVAGEAGVAFFSISGSDFVEMFVGVGASRVRDLFKQARDNAPCIIFVDEIDAVGRQRGAGVGGGHDEREQTLNQLLVEMDGFGDREGVILIAATNRPDILDPALLRPGRFDRQIPVTNPDLAGRQQILKVHAKNKPLGPDADLDALAKRTAGMSGADLANVLNEAALLTARIGGNVITADALEEATDRVIGGPRRSSKIISEKEKKVTAYHEGGHTLAAWALKDIERVYKVTILARGRTGGHAMTAQEDDKGMYNRDELFARLVFAMGGRAAEELVFGEPTTGASSDIEQATKIARSMVTEYGMSSVLGTVKYGTEDGDPFLGRGSNGSLDYSPAVAESIDREVHELIDTAHQRAYRILSDNRDYLDALAEKLLEKETLRRPDLEDIFSGIEPQPSALPPVDGRFTTQPGRVPVKTPVELAEERGEEPPHKISLLELSREARRRRMSERKKSAAAQGGSTRWKPNATPAAEIPTYDGPTPPPGWTYTGGGHAAPQPHEPQEQEHPGVRNYGQPEELIGFRLPDNEQPTRRDSETGETGETGETGETGETGETGETTEFPKVDAADVAKPQSEAPETTELPRHRRGDE; encoded by the coding sequence ATGAACAACACGAAAATCCTGCGGTGGGGCCTCATCGGCGCCATCGCCCTCATCGTTCTCTACCTGTTCACTTTGATCGGGGACGAGACCCGCGCCTACCAGAGCGTGGATACCTCCGTGGCCCTGCAGCAGCTGCAGGACGGCAACGCGAAGGACGTGCAGATCGACGACCGCGAGCAGCGGGTGCGCATTGACCTGCGCGAGCCGATTAGCGTCGATGAGCGAGAAGGCATCACCGCCGTCATCACCCAGTACCCAGCGCGCACAACGCCCGAGGTTTTCGACGCCGTCCGTGCCTCCGGGGCCGACAGCTACACCACGAAGGTCACCCAGGACTCCTTCCTCGGCTCTTTGCTGAGCTTCATGCTGCCGATGGTCCTCATCTTCGGCCTGCTGTCCTTCTTCATGTACCGCATGCAGGCGGGAGGGGGAATGTTCGGCATCGGCGGCTCGCGGGCCAAGCAGCTGACCAAGGACAACCCCACTAACACCTTCGCCGACGTCGCCGGTGCGGACGAGGCCGTCGACGAGCTGCAGGAGGTGGTCGACTTCCTGCAGGACCCCGGCGCGTACGAGAAGCTCGGCGCCAAGATCCCCCGCGGCGTCCTGCTCTACGGCCCGCCCGGTACGGGCAAGACCCTGCTGGCCCGCGCGGTCGCGGGGGAGGCCGGGGTGGCGTTTTTCTCCATCTCGGGCTCGGACTTCGTGGAGATGTTCGTGGGCGTCGGTGCCTCCCGCGTGCGCGACCTGTTTAAGCAGGCGCGCGACAACGCCCCCTGCATCATCTTTGTCGACGAGATCGACGCCGTTGGCCGGCAGCGCGGCGCCGGCGTGGGTGGCGGGCACGATGAACGCGAGCAGACCCTCAACCAGCTGCTCGTCGAGATGGACGGCTTCGGTGACCGCGAGGGCGTCATCCTCATCGCGGCTACCAACCGCCCGGACATCCTGGACCCCGCCCTCCTGCGCCCCGGCCGCTTCGACCGCCAGATCCCGGTGACCAACCCGGACCTCGCCGGCCGCCAGCAGATCCTCAAGGTCCACGCGAAGAACAAGCCGCTGGGCCCCGACGCCGATCTCGATGCCCTGGCCAAGCGCACCGCCGGCATGTCCGGCGCCGACCTGGCCAACGTGCTCAACGAGGCCGCTTTGCTCACGGCGCGCATCGGGGGCAATGTCATCACGGCAGACGCGCTGGAGGAGGCGACCGACCGCGTAATTGGCGGGCCGCGCCGCAGCTCCAAGATCATCTCCGAGAAGGAGAAGAAGGTCACCGCCTACCACGAGGGTGGGCACACCCTTGCTGCCTGGGCGCTGAAAGACATCGAGCGCGTGTACAAGGTGACTATCCTTGCCCGCGGTCGCACCGGCGGCCACGCCATGACGGCGCAGGAAGACGACAAGGGCATGTACAACCGGGACGAGCTCTTCGCCCGGCTCGTGTTCGCCATGGGCGGGCGCGCCGCCGAAGAGCTCGTCTTCGGCGAGCCCACCACGGGGGCGAGCTCCGATATTGAGCAGGCGACGAAGATCGCCCGCTCAATGGTCACCGAATACGGAATGTCCAGCGTGTTGGGCACCGTGAAGTACGGCACGGAAGACGGCGACCCCTTCCTGGGCCGCGGGTCAAACGGGTCGCTGGATTACTCCCCGGCGGTGGCGGAGAGCATCGACCGAGAAGTCCACGAGCTCATCGATACCGCCCACCAGCGGGCCTACCGCATCCTCTCGGACAACCGTGACTACCTTGACGCTCTGGCAGAGAAGCTGTTGGAGAAGGAGACGCTGCGCCGCCCCGACCTGGAGGACATTTTCAGCGGCATTGAGCCGCAGCCCTCTGCGTTGCCGCCGGTGGACGGCCGCTTCACCACCCAACCGGGCCGCGTGCCCGTGAAGACCCCTGTGGAGCTCGCGGAAGAGCGGGGTGAAGAGCCGCCGCACAAGATTTCCCTGCTGGAGCTGTCCCGCGAGGCGAGGAGGCGGCGGATGAGCGAGCGAAAAAAGAGTGCCGCGGCTCAGGGCGGTTCCACCCGCTGGAAGCCGAATGCCACGCCCGCCGCAGAGATACCAACGTACGACGGACCGACCCCGCCCCCCGGTTGGACCTACACCGGGGGTGGACACGCGGCACCGCAGCCGCACGAACCCCAGGAGCAAGAGCACCCCGGCGTGCGCAACTACGGCCAGCCCGAGGAACTCATCGGCTTCCGCCTGCCCGACAACGAGCAGCCCACCCGCCGGGACAGTGAGACCGGGGAGACCGGGGAGACCGGGGAGACCGGGGAGACCGGGGAGACCGGGGAGACCGGGGAGACCACGGAGTTCCCCAAGGTTGACGCCGCTGACGTGGCCAAACCGCAGAGCGAGGCGCCCGAGACGACCGAGCTGCCGCGGCACAGGAGGGGCGATGAGTGA
- the hpt gene encoding hypoxanthine phosphoribosyltransferase, with product MTTLHDTKNYDVPPNRYGEDVEAILITEEMLQQRVRELADLVSDTYRDAEDELILVCVLKGAVFFLTDFARALTIPSQMEFMAVSSYGSSTTSSGVVRILKDLDKDIQGRDVLIVEDIIDSGLTLSWLMKNLKGRQPKSLNVVTLLRKPEVQTADVDLLDIGFDIPNEFVIGYGLDYAERYRDLPYVGTLHPRVYAGQ from the coding sequence ATGACCACACTGCACGACACCAAGAACTACGACGTCCCGCCGAACCGCTACGGCGAAGATGTAGAAGCGATCCTCATCACGGAGGAGATGCTGCAACAACGCGTGCGCGAGCTGGCGGACCTGGTCTCCGACACGTACCGCGACGCCGAGGATGAACTCATCCTCGTGTGCGTGCTCAAGGGCGCGGTGTTCTTCCTCACCGACTTCGCGCGCGCCCTGACCATCCCCTCCCAGATGGAGTTCATGGCAGTGTCCTCCTACGGCAGCTCCACCACCAGTTCGGGAGTGGTACGCATCTTGAAGGACCTGGACAAAGACATCCAGGGCCGCGACGTGCTGATCGTGGAGGACATCATCGACTCCGGGCTCACGCTGTCGTGGCTGATGAAGAACCTGAAGGGCCGCCAGCCGAAGTCGCTGAACGTCGTTACACTGCTGCGCAAGCCCGAGGTGCAAACGGCTGACGTCGACCTGCTGGACATCGGCTTCGACATCCCCAACGAGTTTGTCATCGGCTACGGCCTAGACTATGCGGAACGCTACCGCGACCTGCCGTACGTGGGTACCTTGCACCCGCGTGTCTACGCGGGCCAGTAG
- the tilS gene encoding tRNA lysidine(34) synthetase TilS — MEPFWPRRSPHFLACRRAVRPHTRPATIGLSGGADSLALVAAAAAEGKNVRAIVIDHGLQRRSAEVAERAAAQARSLGVPAQVVRVAVGPGNVEAAAREARYGALLAGGGDVWVAHTADDQAETLLLGALRGNPAGMAPREGRIVRPFLGIRRTDTEGACAELGIEPWQDPMNADPAYRRVAVRQDIIPRLSALLGGDAVPALARTAGRFAQDRQLLEEVADCSPTNDCAQLARDPQPVRLRRIAAWLHDQGVRVGGAQLEDVDKLAAAWHGQGPVSVGGGEVARVAGRLVYTPR; from the coding sequence GTGGAACCCTTCTGGCCGCGCCGCAGCCCGCACTTCCTCGCCTGCCGACGCGCCGTGCGCCCCCACACCCGCCCCGCCACCATCGGCCTGTCCGGGGGAGCGGATTCACTTGCCCTCGTCGCGGCGGCCGCGGCGGAAGGCAAGAACGTGCGGGCAATCGTCATCGATCACGGGTTGCAGCGCCGCTCCGCCGAGGTGGCCGAGCGGGCCGCAGCGCAGGCGCGCTCGCTCGGGGTTCCGGCGCAGGTGGTGCGCGTCGCCGTCGGCCCGGGCAACGTCGAGGCGGCGGCACGGGAGGCGCGCTACGGCGCGCTGCTCGCCGGAGGCGGTGACGTGTGGGTGGCGCATACCGCCGATGACCAGGCCGAAACCCTGCTGCTCGGCGCCCTGCGCGGCAACCCCGCCGGGATGGCGCCGCGCGAGGGCCGCATCGTGCGCCCCTTTCTGGGCATTCGCCGCACGGACACCGAGGGCGCCTGCGCGGAGCTTGGGATCGAGCCCTGGCAGGACCCCATGAACGCCGACCCCGCTTATCGGCGCGTCGCCGTCCGCCAGGACATCATCCCCCGGTTATCGGCACTACTCGGGGGCGATGCGGTGCCCGCGCTGGCGCGTACTGCGGGCAGGTTCGCGCAGGACAGACAGCTGTTGGAGGAGGTGGCCGACTGCTCGCCAACCAACGACTGCGCGCAACTCGCCCGGGACCCGCAGCCCGTTCGGCTGCGGCGCATCGCGGCCTGGTTGCACGACCAGGGGGTGCGGGTGGGTGGCGCGCAGTTGGAGGACGTCGACAAGCTTGCTGCTGCGTGGCACGGACAAGGGCCGGTGAGCGTGGGCGGGGGAGAGGTTGCGCGGGTGGCAGGGCGGCTGGTGTACACGCCCCGGTGA
- the dacB gene encoding D-alanyl-D-alanine carboxypeptidase/D-alanyl-D-alanine endopeptidase, which yields MKLWTWAVGALATAAVAGVAAFGVTAQRELGALQHAPAFALPAPSPVLEPASPKIVDATARLSTLTSLAANPALGTFHGRISSADTGEVIFDTSSAEPLRPASTTKLLTASAALYELGSKDTITTNVYCGEHEGDVVIKAAGDVWMTNESLDSLAGQIGSASAVYVDVSAWPSESTMPGWNPDDIDGGYVAPLEPIMLYGARIGATEGDVPRSHTPALDVAQALADRLGAGTVGFTQVPAGAQHLASIHSPDLAERMREMMKDSDNVMAEAIGREVAARRGQSSPQATMDVLSEHGYDLSNVTLSDSSGLSTNNLIPPRLLDQLLLDAARTTDLRPLLETLPVAAADGTLATRYDGLDGRGWVRAKTGTLDNTNALAGTVTSTVGNVYTFAFISNGSDIDEARRALDELASALRDF from the coding sequence ATGAAACTATGGACATGGGCGGTGGGAGCCCTCGCTACCGCAGCGGTCGCCGGGGTCGCCGCCTTCGGCGTCACCGCGCAACGAGAACTCGGCGCCCTCCAGCACGCGCCCGCCTTCGCGCTTCCCGCGCCCTCGCCAGTCCTCGAGCCCGCGAGCCCCAAGATTGTCGACGCCACCGCGCGCTTGTCCACCCTCACGTCCCTAGCGGCGAACCCCGCGTTGGGCACCTTCCACGGCCGAATCTCCTCGGCGGATACCGGAGAGGTCATCTTCGACACGTCGTCGGCGGAGCCGCTGCGCCCTGCGTCGACGACGAAGCTGCTCACGGCCTCCGCGGCGCTTTACGAGCTGGGCTCGAAAGACACCATCACCACCAACGTCTACTGCGGGGAGCACGAGGGCGACGTCGTGATCAAGGCGGCGGGGGACGTGTGGATGACAAACGAGAGCCTTGACAGCCTGGCCGGCCAGATCGGCAGTGCGTCTGCGGTGTACGTGGATGTCAGCGCGTGGCCGTCGGAAAGCACGATGCCCGGTTGGAACCCCGACGACATTGACGGCGGTTACGTCGCGCCGCTCGAGCCCATCATGCTCTACGGCGCACGGATCGGCGCGACGGAGGGCGACGTGCCGCGCTCGCATACGCCGGCGCTGGACGTGGCGCAGGCCCTGGCGGACCGGCTGGGCGCCGGTACCGTCGGGTTTACCCAGGTCCCTGCGGGGGCGCAGCACCTAGCCAGCATCCACTCGCCCGATTTGGCCGAGCGGATGCGGGAAATGATGAAGGATTCGGACAACGTCATGGCCGAGGCCATCGGCCGAGAGGTGGCCGCGCGCCGCGGGCAGAGCAGCCCGCAGGCGACGATGGACGTGCTCAGCGAGCATGGGTACGACCTGAGCAACGTGACGCTTTCCGATAGCTCGGGCCTGTCCACCAACAACCTCATCCCGCCACGATTGCTGGATCAGCTTCTTCTCGACGCCGCCCGCACAACCGACCTCCGCCCCCTCCTCGAGACTCTGCCCGTCGCCGCCGCCGACGGCACCCTAGCCACGCGCTACGACGGGCTCGACGGCCGCGGCTGGGTGCGCGCGAAGACCGGCACCCTGGACAACACGAACGCTCTGGCCGGCACGGTGACAAGCACCGTCGGCAACGTCTACACCTTCGCGTTCATCTCCAACGGTTCGGACATCGACGAGGCGCGCCGGGCACTGGACGAGCTCGCGTCCGCCCTGCGCGACTTCTAG